The Thermobispora bispora DSM 43833 genome window below encodes:
- a CDS encoding hydrogenase maturation nickel metallochaperone HypA, with product MHELSICQSIFGVVTKHAGERRVRAVNVKVGHLRQIVPDTLVYCWSLVTQDTPLDGAELRVEHVPARIRCTECEHTETITAPILLCGGCGSQRVEIVSGEEFLITSLELAEE from the coding sequence GTGCACGAACTGTCGATCTGCCAGTCCATCTTCGGCGTCGTCACCAAGCACGCGGGGGAGCGGCGGGTGCGCGCCGTGAACGTCAAGGTCGGCCACCTGCGGCAGATCGTCCCCGACACCCTGGTCTACTGCTGGTCCCTGGTCACCCAGGACACCCCGCTCGACGGGGCGGAGCTGCGCGTCGAGCACGTGCCCGCGCGGATCCGCTGCACCGAGTGCGAGCACACCGAGACGATCACCGCGCCGATCCTGCTCTGCGGCGGGTGCGGGAGCCAGCGGGTGGAGATCGTCTCGGGGGAGGAATTCCTGATCACGTCGCTGGAACTCGCGGAGGAGTGA
- a CDS encoding AraC family transcriptional regulator: protein MTRLAKFGFIDARRTSHPVRPRARSRGIPRALEGREIFYTDDPAEASQLIGKALSANRLTVTATEGFAASLHGVRLRNVSMLYLDLHVAATVEFPKLGPYYAVHMPMNGRAVCRLGDRTVEANSTHALVTSPGQALTMRFDHDSPQLIMRIEQEALVRFLTRLLGRTVNRPIVFEPEMDLFTDTAVRWNGAIQLLSTEILRPGSLLRRGHGIGSLEELIMSSLLFVQPSNYHEQLVRPAPRPMKRAVRETLDFIEANLREPITMKDIARHVKMSVRAIQQGFRAELGTTPMAYLRDRRLERAREELLDAIPSDGVTVTHIAEHWGFTHLSNFAALYRKRWGESPSQTLRRGS from the coding sequence GTGACCCGATTGGCCAAGTTCGGTTTCATCGACGCCAGGCGCACGTCCCACCCGGTGCGCCCCAGGGCCCGGTCGCGGGGGATCCCCCGGGCGCTGGAAGGCCGCGAGATCTTCTACACGGACGATCCGGCCGAGGCGTCGCAACTGATCGGCAAGGCGTTATCCGCCAACCGCCTCACCGTCACGGCCACGGAGGGCTTCGCCGCGAGCCTCCACGGGGTACGGCTCCGCAACGTGTCCATGCTCTACCTCGACCTGCACGTCGCGGCGACCGTGGAGTTCCCGAAGCTCGGCCCCTACTACGCGGTCCACATGCCGATGAACGGCCGGGCCGTGTGCCGGCTCGGCGACCGGACGGTCGAGGCGAACTCCACCCACGCCCTGGTCACCTCGCCCGGGCAGGCGCTCACCATGCGGTTCGACCACGACTCGCCCCAGCTCATCATGCGGATCGAGCAGGAGGCGCTGGTCCGGTTCCTCACCCGGCTGCTCGGCCGTACGGTGAACCGGCCGATCGTCTTCGAGCCGGAGATGGACCTGTTCACCGACACCGCGGTGCGGTGGAACGGGGCGATCCAGCTGCTGAGCACCGAGATCCTCCGCCCGGGCTCGCTGTTACGGCGCGGGCACGGCATCGGCTCGCTCGAAGAGCTGATCATGAGCAGCCTGCTCTTCGTCCAGCCGTCCAACTACCACGAGCAGCTCGTGCGCCCGGCGCCCCGGCCGATGAAGCGGGCGGTGCGCGAGACGCTCGACTTCATCGAGGCGAACCTCCGTGAGCCGATCACCATGAAGGACATCGCCCGCCACGTGAAGATGAGCGTCCGGGCGATCCAGCAGGGGTTCCGCGCCGAGCTCGGCACCACCCCCATGGCCTACCTGCGCGACCGCCGTCTGGAACGTGCCCGTGAGGAGCTCCTCGACGCGATCCCCTCCGACGGGGTGACGGTCACGCACATCGCGGAGCACTGGGGGTTCACCCACCTGAGCAACTTCGCGGCGCTCTACCGCAAGCGCTGGGGCGAGTCACCGTCGCAGACCCTGCGCCGCGGGTCGTGA